The Xenopus tropicalis strain Nigerian chromosome 2, UCB_Xtro_10.0, whole genome shotgun sequence genome window below encodes:
- the ncmap gene encoding noncompact myelin-associated protein: MATTPQLMNTTVSPTNTTAKSQEQILYQSAGAIVAAIVIGVIIIFSLVLVTLKMYNRRTRTERELKMKSTKTATANQSTRCNSSITSQPTSIASIPADIQLENR, from the exons ATGGCAACGACTCCTCAATTAATGAACACAACTGTATCTCCAACAAATACTACAGCAAAGTCACAAGAACAAATTCTTTATCAAA gtgcTGGGGCAATAGTTGCTGCCATTGTTATTGGCGTAATTATCATCTTTTCACTGGTTCTGGTTACCCTAAAGATGTACAATAG ACGCACAAGGACAGAAAGGGAGCTCAAGATGAAAAGCACCAAAACCGCAACAGCCAACCAAAGCACACGATGTAACAGCAGCATCACAAGTCAGCCCACATCAATAGCATCAATTCCAGCTGACATACAGTTGGAGAATCGGTGA